A region of the Flavobacteriaceae bacterium MAR_2010_188 genome:
CAGATTTTTACACTCAAAACGAAAAGGGTGAAATTATCGATCCTATTAATCCTGATACTGGGGAATCTTGGGGATGGACAGATACTGCGGACCTAAATTACGATAATCCTAAGATGAGGGAAGAAATGATAAAAGACCTTTTATATTGGGTAGAAACTACTGATATCGATGGTTTCAGAATGGATGTTGCACATAAAGTTCCGGTAGAGTTCTTCGAGAAAGTAAGGGAGGAAATCAAAAAAGAAAAGCCAGAAATCTTTATGCTTGCCGAAGCAGAACAACCAGATTTGTTGAAGAATGCTTTCGATATGGAATATGGCTGGCACGCGCACCATATTCTAAATGAAATGGCCAAAAGAACGATGAAAGTCAAGGATTTTGAAGATTATATCAAGAAAAATGATTCTATTTTAGAAGATGATGACATCAACATGAATTTTGTTACCAACCATGACGAAAACTCTTGGAGCGGAACCTTAAAAGAAAGAATGCCAAATAATAAAGAAATCTTTACTGCTCTAACTTATGTGATGCCAGGAATGCCGTTAATCTATAGCGGACAAGAATACGATTTGGATAAGCGTTTAAAGTTTTTTGAGAAAGATTCAATTCCAAAAACCAAGGGCGAGTATTATAATACCTTGAAAAAACTTGGGCAATTAAAGAATAATCATGCTGCCTTAAATGGGGGAAAAGATGCTGCCGATTATGAAAGCATGAATTCTGGAAATGAAAATATTCTCATGTTTAAGCGTTCTAAAGCTGGGGATGAGGTTATTTTCGTAGGAAATTTTTCGGCGACTCCACAAACGGTTCAATATGATTTTAAAGGACAGATGCAGGATTATATGGGCGGAAAATCGGTGGAGCTCAATAAAACCAAATTGGGTTTAGGTCCATGGGAATATAGAATATTTACCAAATAATAATAGATACGATAGGCTAGAAATTGCATTAATGATAACAATTAAGTTCCAAATTGCGAGCTCTGTTTTTGCTTGGAATTTGGAATTTTTTGAACGTTATAAATGCATCAGAGCAGAGACGTAAAGTTATTTGGTCCATTTGGAATATATTAGACTCGCTAACATTCCCATGATTACGTAAAAGATAATATAGAGCAGTCCATTTACCAAAGTGGCAGAAATGTCTAAAAAATTAGAGGTAGAATAATCTACGAGCCCTTCACCAAACCCGGTCAAAATCCCAATCCATAGACCAAAAATCACACCGCTCCCAATGGAATAGATTCGGTTGGCCCACTTGCTATAGATAACCGAAAATGCAATCCCAATAAAGAGACAACCCAAAGAAAGATGGATGAAGTCAGGTTCCGCACGTGTTAAATCTTGAACAAGAACGTGAGATTCAAAATAATCTGCTGTTAATACGCCCCAGAGTAGATAGCCTCCAAAAAATGCCCAAAGAGCTGTGATGACCGCGGAAATTAAGGTAGTTTTAGATAACATGAGTTTCTTATTTATTGGTTGCTAGTGTGTTAAATATAGAAAAAGATAAAG
Encoded here:
- a CDS encoding Alpha amylase, catalytic domain → MSNSFKSARIIHLKNSINMKQLLTVLLALLTFVACKQESKQQEVVVDEETASYTPLTDDILETAVIYEANIRQYSPEGTFDAFTEDIPQLKELGVKIIWVMPINPISEIKRKATGDKFTSEIEDETERKKYLGSYYSVSDYKAVNKEFGTLEDFEELVNTSHDNGMYVILDWVPNHTGWDHPWITEHPDFYTQNEKGEIIDPINPDTGESWGWTDTADLNYDNPKMREEMIKDLLYWVETTDIDGFRMDVAHKVPVEFFEKVREEIKKEKPEIFMLAEAEQPDLLKNAFDMEYGWHAHHILNEMAKRTMKVKDFEDYIKKNDSILEDDDINMNFVTNHDENSWSGTLKERMPNNKEIFTALTYVMPGMPLIYSGQEYDLDKRLKFFEKDSIPKTKGEYYNTLKKLGQLKNNHAALNGGKDAADYESMNSGNENILMFKRSKAGDEVIFVGNFSATPQTVQYDFKGQMQDYMGGKSVELNKTKLGLGPWEYRIFTK